GCTGCCGACCGAGCAGCGGAAGCAACTCGTCGCGCGGCTGCGCGAGGTGAACCGCGCGCTCGGCGTCGCGGCGAAGGCCAAAGCGTCACCGGCGCGTCTGTTCGACCTCGACCTCCAGTTCCACGCGACGTACGTCGAAGGCGTCGCCGGGCCGCGCGTCGTCGCGCTGCACCGCGCCATCAAACCGCAGAGCGAGCGCTACGCGCGGCTCTACGTCAACGTGTTGTTGGACGAGTTGCCCACGTCGGTCAAAGAGCACGAGACGATCGCCTCCGCCATCGCGAAGGGCGACCGCCGGGCCGCGCAGCACGCAGTGGAAACGAACTGGCAGAACGCGGCCGTGCGCCTGTCGAACGTGATCGCCGAGCACGGCGAGCGGGGCAGCTGGCATCTGTGGGACGCCGGCGCCGACGGCAACGGCGCGGGTCCGTCGGAACGCCGCTCCTAGTCGACGTCGTCGAAATCGGCGGCGTCGCCGCCGTGCAGGAATACCAAAGTTGTACGCCGCGCGGCCACCGACTCGAGCGTGGCCGCCCTTCCTTCCGGAGAACGCATGTCACGCCGACTGGTTTCGCTCGCTGCCGGATTCGTCCTTCTGTCCTCGGCCGCCGCGGCCCAAGGCACCCGCCTTCTTCGACACCCGGCGATCAACGGCAACGTGATCGCGTTCGAGTATGGCGGCGACCTCTGGGTCGCGACACGGTCCGGCGGACCGGCGCGCCGTCTCACGTCGACGCCGGACGTCGAGACGGAGCCGCGCTTCTCACCCGACGGCTCACACATCGCGTTCAGCCGCACGTCGAACGGAAACACCGACGTGTACGTCGTGCCGACGGCCGGCGGCGAGCCGACACGGCTCACCTTTCACCCGGGCAACGATCGCGTACGCGGCTGGACGCCGGATGGCAAGCGGGTCGTCTTCGCCAGCGAGCGCGTGAGCGCGCCCCAATCGTCCTACTTTCGGATGTTCACCGTGCCGGCCGCCGGCGGCTTCGAGGAAGTGCTGCCGATGCCGCGCGCCTTCAGCGGCGTTCACTCGCCCGACGGCACGCGCGTCGCCTATGAAGAGATTTCGACGGCGTTCATTCCCGATTGGTACGAGGCGAGCATGTGGCGCCACTATCGCGGCGGCCGCACCCATCCGATCAGCGTCATCGACCTGGCGACCTGCGCCGTCGAGAAGCTGCCCTGGCAGAACAGCAACGACAGCGACCCGATGTGGGTCGGCAACACGGTGTACTTCCTCTCCGACCGGAACTACACGCGCAATCTCTTCTCGTACGATCTCTCCACGAAGAAGCTCGAGCAGCTGACGCGCCACAACGACGCCGACGTGATGACGGCATCGGCGGGATCCGACGCGATCGTCTACGAGCAGAACGGCTTCATCCACCTGTACGACATCAAGAGCGGCCAATCGAAGCAACTCGCGATCGACGTCGTCGGCGATTTTCCGTGGTCGCGGCCGCAGTTCAAGCGCGTCGCGAGTATGATCCGCGACGCGAGCCTCTCGCCCACCGGCGTGCGCGCCGCGTTCGAAGCGCGTGGCGACATCTTTACCGTACCGGCGGACAAGGGGGACTGGCGCAACCTGACGAAGTCGCCCGGCACGCACGACCGGAATCCCGTCTGGTCGCCCGACGGCGGGCAGTTGGCATGGATCTCCGACGCGAAGGGCGACGACCAACTCATGATCGCCGACCAGTCGGGGCTGAGCACGCCGCGCGCCGTTCCACTTCCCGGCTCGGGCTTCTTCTCCGAGCTCGAGTGGTCGCCGAACGGAAAATCGCTGCTCGTCGACGACAACCACCTGAACCTGTGGACCATCGACGTCGCGTCGGGCAAGGCGGCCAAGCTCGATGAGGATTTGTACAACACTCCCGGGCGCAGCTTCGACGCGACGTGGTCCTCCGACTCGCGATGGGTCGCGTACACCAAGAGCCTCGACAGCCACATGCGCGCGGTTTTCGTGCGCTCGCTCGCCGAGCCGCAATCGCGGCAGCTGACCGACGCACTGGCCGACGCCGTCTCGCCGGCCTTCGACGCAAGCGGCAAGTATCTCTACTTCCTCGCGAGCACCGATTACGGTCCGCGATCGGGATGGGTCGAGATGAGCGCGGTGGATCGGCCGTCGAAGCGGTCGGTGTATCTCGCGGTGCTCAACGCCAACGATCCGTCGCCGCTCTTGCCGGAAACGGGCGACGAGCCCTCCGGTCCGGCCGCGCCGCGAGCGAAGGCGGATTCGGTTCTGCACGTCGACTTCGCGAACATCGGCCAGCGGATCTTGAGCCTCGACGTACCGGCCGCCGACTACGGCCAGCTCGCCGCGGGTCCGGCAGGCACGATCTTCTATTCGGAAACCGTCACCGAAGGCAGCGGCCGAGCGACGACGCGGCTCCAGCGCTACCAGCTTCGCGTTCCCGGCAACCCCGCTCCCGGTGGTGCGTCCACCTTCCTCGACGGCATTCGGTCGTTCACGCTGTCCGCCGACCGAAAAAAATTGCTCTACGCCGCGGGCGTCGGCACCGGCGCGCGATGGGGGATCGTCGCGACGACCGGACCGGCGAAGGTCGGCGACGGCGTGATCAACGTCGCGGCGTTGGAGAGTTGGGTCGACCCGCGCGCCGAGTGGGCGGAGATCTTCCATGAAGGGCTGCGGCAGCAGCGGGAATTCTTCTACGACGCCAAGCTGCACGGCGCGGATTGGAAAGCCGTCGAAGCGAAGTACGAACCGCTCGTCGCATTCGTGAATCACCGCGCGGATCTCGGATATCTCATGGCGCAGACCGGCGGTGAGCTCGTCGTCGGTCACTCGTACCTGCTCGGCCCCGGCGACGTGCCGAGCGACCCGCCGGTGAGCGTCGGTCTCCTCGGCGCGGACTACACGGTGGAGAACGGCCATTATCGCCTGCACCGCGTTTACACCGGCGAGAATTGGAACCCCGATCTGCGCGCGCCACTCAGCGCGCCCGGCATCGACGTGAAGGAAGGCGACTATCTCCTCGAGGTGAACGGCCGCCCGATCGCGCCGCCGACCAACGTGTACTCGCTGTTCGAGGGCACCGCCGGGCATCAGATCGCCATTCGCGTCAACGGCGCGCCGACGAACGAGGGGTCGCGCGTCGTGACCGTCGTTCCCGTGGCGAGTGAGGACGGACTGCGCACGCGCGCCTGGATCGAGGACAATCGGCGCAAGGTCGACGAGTTGTCGCACGGCCGGTTGGCGTACGTTTGGCTGCCGAACACGACGATTCCGGGCTACCAGGCATTCACGCGCTACTTCTACTCACAGCAGGGGAAAGACGGCGCGATCATCGACGAGCGATACAACCACGGCGGATTGGTCGCCGACTACATCGTGAACGAGCTGGATCGAAAGCCGATGGGTTATTTCGCGATGCGCGACGGCAAGACGTTCACGACGCCGGCCGCCGGCATTTACGGTCTCAAGGTGATGATCGTGAACGAGTCGGCCGGCTCGGGCGGCGACGCGCTCCCCTATTACTTCCAGATGCGCCACATCGGCCCGCTGGTTGGAACGCGGACCTGGGGCGCCCTCGTCGGCACGACCGGCACGCCGCCGACGATCGACGGCGGCGGCATCACGGCGCCCAGCTTAGCGTTCTATGACATGAACGGGCACTGGGCCGTGGAGAATCAGGGCGTCACGCCGGAATTCCAGGTCGAGTACTCCGCGGCCGAGGTGTCGAAGGGGCACGATCCTCAACTCGAGCGCGCCGTGCAGGAAGCGCTCAAGCTGCTCGACCAGCATCCCGTGACGCGGGTCGCACGCCCGGCGCCGATCGATCGCGTCAAGCCGCCGACGCGCTAGCGTGGTCGAGTTGATACACTGGGCAGGAGCCGCGGGAAACTGAAAGGCAAGACTGATTGAACCGAAAAGCAATAATGGTGAAGCTTTTGTGAGAACGCGCAAGCGCCCGTCCGGCCACAAGGTTGGCGTGAAACAATTTCAACGCAGACGACACAGACTTGAAACGACAATGCCGCAGACTGTTTCGCTGGTAGTCTGCGGCATTGCTTTTCAAAGTCTGCGTCATCTGCGTTGAGTTTTTCCGAACCGCCACTCGTAGCCGGCACGCCTGCGCGCGCGTAGCCGGAGCTATGGCTTCAACGACGTCCCCGGCCCCCACAGCACTTTGCCCGCCTTGGCGCCCGTGTGCTTGCCGCGATCGATCGTCACAACGCCGTTCACGAGGACCCACTCGATGCCGGTCGGGAATTCCATCGGCTTCTCGTAGGTCGCCTTGTCCTCGATCGCGTCGTAGTCGAAGATCGTCACGTCGGCCCAGTTGCCGACCTCGATCGTTCCGCGATTGGCGAGTCGCATCCGGGCCGCGGGCCAGCCGGTCATCTTGCGGATCGCCTCCGTGAGCGTGAGCACGTTGCGCTGTTTGACGTACTTCGCGATCACGCGCGGAAAGTTGCCGAAGCTGCGCGGGTGCGGCAGGCCGGTCGCGTCGGGGACACCGAGCTGTAGAACGGCGCCGGCGTCGCTGCCGATGCTCGTCCACGGAAAGCGCAGCGCGGTCTCGATGTCGGGCTCACCCATCATGTGGTAGATCGCCATCACGCGTCCGTTCCCTTGCGCCACGAGATCCCACGCCGCGTCGGCGGGATCCTTGTTTTGTTCGTGCGCGATTTGCGCGATCGTCCGCTGCTCGTACTTCGCGTTGGCCGGGTTTCGCGCGTTCACGAGAACGATTCCGCCCCAACCGCCGGCCGACTGGATGATGTTCCACCATCCCTCGGACCCGGTTTCGACTTCGCGCTTGAGCCGGGCGCGGA
This genomic window from Gemmatimonadaceae bacterium contains:
- a CDS encoding GntR family transcriptional regulator, with amino-acid sequence MPSPKPRRPAPASRSATASHRPSAGRAAGKDAPDNVTRVYTELRSLIISGQLPPGARIAERAVVARMGLSRTPIRSALHRLQQEGLVASVGRAGDQRLIVTPLTRGDGREVFLIVGHLEGLAASEAASLPTEQRKQLVARLREVNRALGVAAKAKASPARLFDLDLQFHATYVEGVAGPRVVALHRAIKPQSERYARLYVNVLLDELPTSVKEHETIASAIAKGDRRAAQHAVETNWQNAAVRLSNVIAEHGERGSWHLWDAGADGNGAGPSERRS
- a CDS encoding PDZ domain-containing protein; its protein translation is MSRRLVSLAAGFVLLSSAAAAQGTRLLRHPAINGNVIAFEYGGDLWVATRSGGPARRLTSTPDVETEPRFSPDGSHIAFSRTSNGNTDVYVVPTAGGEPTRLTFHPGNDRVRGWTPDGKRVVFASERVSAPQSSYFRMFTVPAAGGFEEVLPMPRAFSGVHSPDGTRVAYEEISTAFIPDWYEASMWRHYRGGRTHPISVIDLATCAVEKLPWQNSNDSDPMWVGNTVYFLSDRNYTRNLFSYDLSTKKLEQLTRHNDADVMTASAGSDAIVYEQNGFIHLYDIKSGQSKQLAIDVVGDFPWSRPQFKRVASMIRDASLSPTGVRAAFEARGDIFTVPADKGDWRNLTKSPGTHDRNPVWSPDGGQLAWISDAKGDDQLMIADQSGLSTPRAVPLPGSGFFSELEWSPNGKSLLVDDNHLNLWTIDVASGKAAKLDEDLYNTPGRSFDATWSSDSRWVAYTKSLDSHMRAVFVRSLAEPQSRQLTDALADAVSPAFDASGKYLYFLASTDYGPRSGWVEMSAVDRPSKRSVYLAVLNANDPSPLLPETGDEPSGPAAPRAKADSVLHVDFANIGQRILSLDVPAADYGQLAAGPAGTIFYSETVTEGSGRATTRLQRYQLRVPGNPAPGGASTFLDGIRSFTLSADRKKLLYAAGVGTGARWGIVATTGPAKVGDGVINVAALESWVDPRAEWAEIFHEGLRQQREFFYDAKLHGADWKAVEAKYEPLVAFVNHRADLGYLMAQTGGELVVGHSYLLGPGDVPSDPPVSVGLLGADYTVENGHYRLHRVYTGENWNPDLRAPLSAPGIDVKEGDYLLEVNGRPIAPPTNVYSLFEGTAGHQIAIRVNGAPTNEGSRVVTVVPVASEDGLRTRAWIEDNRRKVDELSHGRLAYVWLPNTTIPGYQAFTRYFYSQQGKDGAIIDERYNHGGLVADYIVNELDRKPMGYFAMRDGKTFTTPAAGIYGLKVMIVNESAGSGGDALPYYFQMRHIGPLVGTRTWGALVGTTGTPPTIDGGGITAPSLAFYDMNGHWAVENQGVTPEFQVEYSAAEVSKGHDPQLERAVQEALKLLDQHPVTRVARPAPIDRVKPPTR